From the genome of Primulina eburnea isolate SZY01 chromosome 12, ASM2296580v1, whole genome shotgun sequence, one region includes:
- the LOC140808031 gene encoding protein FAR1-RELATED SEQUENCE 5-like, with amino-acid sequence MEENGGDELSYIPQVGDNQKPEIGMKFESLEEAFSFYNQYARESGFSARMSNSKKSKKTNEVIWKKFVCFKEGHTDAIRWSKQSKSDEPVKERARGEIRTGCKSKISVVKEQTGVGWVVSTFVEIHNHPLSTPSKVHLLRSHRTVSAAKKALTQQFAEANVPTCQQMRLFEIESGGPEHVGCTERDIRNYEKTLRDEHKGIDAETLIDFFLSEKDKSSTFFFDYETDSENRFIRCFWADPVSRRAYTAFGDVVVFDTTYNTNKYGMIFAPFVGVNHHHQTIVFGCGFLSDEKTDSFVWLLNKFLEAMPKGAPNLIITDQDPAMTKAIGEVFPKTIHRYCLWHILNKFPDKLNPTTFRDHYQSIKMSLYILRLLLNLRDHGKRL; translated from the coding sequence ATGGAAGAAAACGGCGGCGATGAACTGTCGTACATTCCCCAAGTTGGAGACAATCAAAAGCCAGAAATAGGTATGAAATTCGAATCTTTAGAGGAGGCGTTTTCGTTCTACAACCAATACGCACGAGAATCTGGTTTTAGTGCGAGAATGAGCAATAGCAAAAAAAGTAAGAAAACAAATGAAGTTATCTGGAAAAAATTTGTATGCTTTAAAGAAGGACATACAGATGCAATAAGATGGAGTAAACAATCAAAAAGTGATGAACCAGTAAAGGAAAGAGCTCGTGGTGAGATTAGAACTGGATGTAAGTCAAAGATTTCAGTTGTGAAGGAACAAACTGGTGTAGGTTGGGTTGTTAGTACCTTCGTAGAAATTCATAATCATCCACTATCAACTCCTTCAAAGGTGCATTTGTTACGCTCACATCGTACTGTTTCTGCAGCAAAGAAAGCACTAACTCAACAGTTTGCTGAAGCGAATGTACCTACTTGTCAACAAATGCGATTGTTTGAAATAGAGTCTGGAGGGCCTGAACATGTAGGTTGCACGGAAAGAGATATAAGAAACTACGAGAAAACGCTTAGGGATGAGCACAAGGGTATTGATGCCGAAACATTGATTGATTTCTTTCTGTCTGAGAAAGACAAGAGTTCAACTTTCTTTTTTGATTACGAGACAGATTCAGAAAATAGATTTATTCGTTGTTTTTGGGCGGATCCTGTGTCACGGAGGGCATACACTGCATTTGGTGATGTAGTGGTGTTTGATACAACATATAACACCAACAAATATGGGATGATTTTTGCACCATTTGTAGGagttaatcatcatcatcaaaCCATTGTTTTCGGTTGTGGATTTTTGAGTGATGAGAAAACTGATTCATTTGTTTGGTTGCTTAATAAGTTTCTAGAAGCCATGCCTAAAGGAGCACCAAACTTGATCATAACTGACCAGGATCCTGCTATGACGAAAGCCATTGGTGAAGTTTTCCCTAAAACAATTCATCGATATTGTTTGTGGCACATTCTAAACAAATTCCCAGATAAATTGAACCCGACGACTTTTCGTGACCACTATCAAAGCATAAAAATGTCATTGTACATTCTACGACTTCTATTGAATTTGAGAGATCATGGGAAGAGGTTATGA
- the LOC140806739 gene encoding protein FAR1-RELATED SEQUENCE 5-like, with product MYELRHKWVPAYFNHVFSAGMSSSQRSESSHSFFKKYVCSNNSLMDFVIRFNKALRHQRHNELVADHTDLNERPKVESNWPMELQMVNVYTKNKWLEFQNEISLSHGYYVQQASIEIEFVVYNIINFQGSSSAKHRLLTHDIQRDDISCSCMKFQFEGIPCRHMLAFFRINQVFHLPDQYILKRWTKDAKIGVHYTMAVQNVVDDPEKCLMSRHMRLSCKASALIDVASFSDEGTNFLTEQFDFIDSKMKEMNINRTLRSGIQSRRSLDGAIGIIDLSEIRTKGRGKRLKSSKEKSTSRDRQCRGCGRRGVSHDKRNCPNLKDGSTVKNDNTDENSYEEDFGSIHGSTNMWTTGMSFDD from the exons ATGTATGAGTTGCGACATAAGTGGGTGCCGGCATATTTCAACCATGTATTTTCTGCTGGAATGTCAAGTAGCCAGAGGTCTGAAAGTTCACATTCATTTTTCAAGAAGTACGTATGTAGCAATAACTCGTTGATGGATTTCGTAATTCGTTTCAATAAAGCACTTCGACACCAAAGACACAATGAGTTAGTTGCCGATCATACTGATTTGAACGAGCGGCCGAAGGTTGAATCGAACTGGCCAATGGAATTGCAAATGGTGAATGTATACACGAAAAACAAATGGTTGGAGTTTCAAAATGAAATTAGTCTGAGTCATGGTTATTATGTGCAACAAGCATCTATTGAAATTGAGTTTGTGGTTTACAATATCATTAATTTTCAAGGTTCTTCTTCTGCCAAACATAGGCTGCTTACGCATGACATACAAAGAGACGATATATCATGTAGTTGCATGAAATTTCAATTTGAGGGTATTCCGTGCAGGCATATGTTAGCATTTTTTCGTATCAACCAAGTTTTTCACTTACCTGATCAGTATATACTCAAACGGTGGACAAAAGATGCAAAGATTGGCGTACATTACACTATGGCTGTGCAAAATGTGGTTGACGATCCAGAAAAGTGTTTGATGTCTAGACATATGAGGCTATCTTGTAAAGCCTCAGCTTTAATTGATGTTGCATCTTTCAGTGATGAGGGGACAAACTTTTTGACTGAGCAGTTTGATTTTATTGATAGCAAAATGAAGGAGATGAATATTAATAGAACATTACGCAGTGGAATTCAAAGTAGGAGAAGCTTGGATGGAGCCATTGGTATCATTGATCTTTCTGAAATTAGAACAAAAGGACGTGGGAAGAGACTAAAATCATCGAAGGAGAAGTCAACATCAAGGGACAGACAGTGTCGTGGATGCGGGCGTCGAGGCGTGTCACATGACAAACGTAACTGTCCAAATTTGAAAGACGG GTCAACCGTAAAAAATGATAACACTGATGAGAACTCATATGAAGAAGATTTTGGCTCAATACATG GTAGTACAAACATGTGGACAACTGGAATGAGCTTTGATGACTGA